A DNA window from Mycolicibacter terrae contains the following coding sequences:
- a CDS encoding FAD-binding oxidoreductase, with protein MGMVDSAQAAVAQEFADIVGDTGLLTGDQIGPDYAHDEALVGAPVTPRYVARPQTAEQVAALLAAATEAKVPVTARGSGTGLSAGARPCADGLLISFEKMNAICEIDTDNQVAVVQPGVTLADLDIATAEAGLMYTVFPGELSASVGGNVGTNAGGMRAVKYGVTRHNVVGLQAALPTGELIRTGGRITKLSTGYDLTQLIIGSEGTCALATEVTVRLYPRLAHSATLLAPFADLPAVMRAVPTVVRSGVDPVILEYVDKLTLAAISYSQNLNLGIPDAVRETAEAHLVIGVENRDRDRLDDDVAMLGELLGSLGAVDVYVLEGNSAHALIEARERAFWTAKAAGAHDVIDVVVPRAVMHEFFTRAQGFAQQAGAGVVGCGHAGDGNVHLAVFCADDDVRHRLLHDIFAAAMALGGAISGEHGLGRVKTQHFLELEDPVKIALMRRIKEAFDPAGILNPGVLV; from the coding sequence ATGGGGATGGTGGACAGCGCACAGGCCGCGGTCGCGCAGGAGTTCGCCGACATCGTCGGCGACACCGGGCTGCTCACCGGCGACCAGATCGGTCCCGACTACGCCCACGACGAGGCGCTGGTCGGCGCACCGGTGACGCCGCGTTACGTCGCCCGCCCGCAGACCGCCGAACAGGTGGCGGCGCTGCTGGCCGCCGCCACGGAGGCCAAGGTCCCGGTGACCGCCCGCGGGTCGGGCACCGGGCTGTCTGCCGGCGCCCGGCCGTGTGCCGACGGGCTGCTGATCTCCTTCGAGAAGATGAACGCGATCTGCGAGATCGACACCGACAACCAGGTCGCGGTGGTGCAACCCGGGGTCACCCTGGCCGACCTCGACATCGCGACCGCCGAGGCCGGGTTGATGTACACCGTCTTTCCCGGGGAGCTGTCGGCCAGTGTCGGCGGCAATGTCGGCACCAACGCCGGCGGTATGCGTGCGGTCAAATACGGGGTGACCCGCCACAACGTGGTCGGGCTGCAGGCCGCCCTGCCGACCGGTGAACTGATCCGCACCGGAGGCCGGATCACCAAGCTGTCCACCGGATACGACCTGACCCAGCTGATCATCGGCTCGGAGGGCACCTGCGCGCTGGCCACCGAGGTCACCGTGCGGCTCTACCCGCGGCTGGCGCACTCGGCCACCCTGCTGGCCCCGTTCGCCGACCTGCCCGCGGTGATGCGCGCGGTGCCGACGGTGGTGCGCAGCGGTGTGGACCCGGTGATCCTCGAATACGTCGACAAGCTCACGCTGGCCGCGATCAGCTACTCGCAGAACCTCAACCTGGGCATCCCCGACGCCGTCCGCGAGACCGCCGAGGCGCACCTGGTGATCGGGGTGGAGAACCGTGACCGCGACCGCCTCGACGACGACGTGGCCATGCTGGGCGAGTTGCTGGGTTCGCTCGGGGCGGTCGATGTCTATGTGCTGGAGGGTAATTCGGCACACGCTTTGATCGAGGCCCGGGAGAGGGCGTTCTGGACGGCCAAGGCCGCCGGCGCCCACGACGTCATCGACGTGGTGGTCCCGCGCGCGGTCATGCATGAATTCTTCACCCGGGCACAGGGTTTCGCGCAGCAGGCGGGCGCCGGGGTGGTCGGCTGCGGACACGCCGGCGACGGCAACGTTCACCTGGCGGTGTTCTGCGCCGACGACGATGTCCGGCACCGGCTGCTGCACGACATCTTCGCCGCGGCGATGGCGCTGGGTGGCGCGATCTCCGGCGAGCACGGCCTGGGGCGGGTCAAGACGCAACATTTCCTGGAACTGGAGGATCCGGTCAAGATCGCCCTGATGCGCCGGATCAAGGAGGCCTTCGACCCGGCCGGGATCCTCAACCCCGGCGTGCTTGTATAG
- a CDS encoding Tex family protein yields MTENVTLKPVNARLAQELAVAERQVAAAVALLDEGATVPFIARYRKEVTGSLDDGQLRSLEERLRYLRELDDRRAAVLASIQEQGKLTDQLRNALLGAETKARVEDIYLPYKPKRRTKAQIAREAGLEPLADRLLADPTPDPQRIAAEFTGESVTDAAAALEGARAILVERAAEDAELVGAIREKFWSAGCLRTAPRSPEAARNAAAQKFRDYFEFSEALESMPSHRVLAVLRGEKEEALALAFDGGDGEPYQAMVARSLGVDMTAPGEATPWLAETVRWAWETRLAFSAAVDARMRLKQRAESDAVVVFAKNLKDLLLAAPAGNRTTLGLDPGFRTGVKVAVVDGTGKVLDTCAIFPHQPQKQWDQAKATLAALIARHAVELITVGNGTASRETDALAGELIADLTSAGAAAPAKAMVSEAGASVYSASAYAAHELPDLDVTLRGAVSIARRLQDPLAELVKIEPKSIGVGQYQHDVTPGNLARSLDAVVEDAVNAVGVDLNTASAPLLAKVSGVSESLAEAIVAHRDQAGPFRNRAALLDVPRLGPKAFEQCAGFLRIRDGDDPLDSSGVHPEAYPVVRRILDRSGVALAEIIGDERLLRSLKPGDFADDRFGIPTVTDILAELEKPGRDPRPAFSTATFAAGVEKVADLKVGMVLEGVVTNVAAFGAFVDVGVHQDGLVHVSAMSDRFVSDPHEVVRSGQVVKVKVVDVDVDRQRIGLSLRLGDKPARGPAAKPAARRDTGKQNRGDRRSNAPGRRDAAPTGGSMAQALRDAGF; encoded by the coding sequence GTGACCGAGAACGTAACGCTCAAACCGGTGAACGCCCGTCTTGCGCAGGAACTGGCAGTCGCGGAGCGGCAGGTCGCGGCCGCCGTCGCCCTGCTCGACGAGGGGGCGACGGTGCCGTTCATCGCCCGCTACCGCAAGGAGGTCACCGGCAGCCTGGACGACGGCCAGCTGCGCAGCCTCGAAGAGCGGCTGCGCTACCTGCGCGAGCTCGACGACCGTCGGGCCGCCGTCCTGGCCTCGATCCAGGAGCAGGGAAAGCTCACCGACCAGCTGCGGAACGCCTTGCTGGGCGCCGAGACCAAGGCTCGCGTCGAGGACATCTACCTGCCCTACAAGCCCAAGCGCCGCACCAAGGCGCAGATCGCCCGCGAAGCGGGCCTGGAACCGCTGGCCGACCGGCTGCTGGCCGACCCGACGCCGGACCCGCAGCGGATCGCGGCGGAGTTCACCGGCGAATCGGTGACCGACGCGGCCGCAGCGCTGGAAGGGGCGCGCGCCATCCTGGTGGAACGGGCCGCCGAGGACGCCGAACTGGTGGGCGCCATCCGGGAGAAATTCTGGTCGGCCGGTTGCCTGCGGACCGCGCCGCGGTCGCCCGAGGCCGCCCGAAATGCTGCGGCACAGAAGTTCCGGGATTATTTCGAGTTCAGCGAGGCGCTGGAATCCATGCCGTCGCACCGGGTGCTGGCGGTGTTGCGCGGTGAGAAGGAGGAGGCCCTGGCGCTGGCCTTCGACGGCGGCGACGGCGAGCCCTATCAGGCGATGGTCGCCCGGTCGCTGGGCGTGGACATGACCGCACCCGGCGAGGCGACGCCCTGGCTGGCCGAGACGGTGCGGTGGGCCTGGGAGACCCGGCTGGCGTTCTCCGCGGCGGTCGACGCCCGGATGCGGCTCAAACAACGCGCCGAATCCGATGCGGTCGTGGTGTTCGCCAAGAATCTCAAGGACCTGCTGCTGGCCGCGCCGGCCGGCAACCGCACCACGCTCGGGCTCGACCCGGGCTTTCGGACCGGGGTGAAGGTGGCCGTCGTCGACGGCACCGGCAAGGTGCTCGACACCTGCGCGATCTTCCCGCACCAACCCCAAAAGCAGTGGGACCAGGCCAAGGCGACGCTGGCGGCACTGATCGCCCGGCACGCCGTGGAGCTGATCACCGTCGGCAACGGCACCGCGTCACGGGAGACCGACGCCCTGGCCGGCGAGCTGATCGCCGACCTCACGTCCGCGGGCGCCGCCGCACCGGCCAAGGCGATGGTCAGCGAGGCCGGCGCCTCGGTGTATTCGGCCTCGGCCTACGCCGCACACGAACTGCCCGATCTCGACGTCACCCTCCGCGGAGCGGTGTCGATCGCCCGGCGACTGCAGGATCCGCTGGCCGAGCTGGTCAAGATCGAGCCGAAGTCCATCGGGGTCGGCCAGTACCAGCACGACGTGACACCGGGAAACCTGGCGCGCAGCCTCGACGCGGTCGTCGAAGACGCCGTGAACGCCGTGGGTGTGGACCTCAACACCGCCTCCGCGCCGCTGCTGGCCAAGGTGTCGGGGGTGTCGGAATCGTTGGCCGAAGCGATCGTGGCCCACCGCGACCAGGCCGGGCCGTTTCGCAATCGGGCCGCCCTGCTCGACGTGCCGCGGTTGGGGCCCAAGGCATTCGAACAGTGCGCCGGGTTTTTGCGCATCCGTGACGGCGACGACCCGCTGGACTCCTCCGGGGTGCATCCGGAGGCCTACCCGGTGGTCCGGCGCATCCTCGACCGCTCGGGAGTCGCGCTGGCCGAGATCATCGGCGACGAACGGCTGCTGCGGTCGCTGAAGCCCGGCGACTTCGCCGACGACCGGTTCGGGATCCCGACGGTGACCGACATCCTCGCCGAGCTGGAGAAGCCCGGGCGCGACCCGCGGCCGGCGTTCTCCACCGCGACGTTCGCCGCGGGCGTGGAGAAGGTGGCCGACCTCAAGGTGGGCATGGTTTTGGAGGGGGTGGTGACCAACGTGGCGGCCTTCGGCGCCTTCGTCGATGTCGGTGTGCACCAGGACGGCCTGGTGCACGTCTCGGCGATGTCGGACCGCTTCGTCTCCGATCCGCACGAGGTGGTCCGCTCCGGCCAGGTGGTGAAGGTGAAGGTCGTCGACGTCGACGTCGACCGCCAGCGGATCGGGCTGAGCCTGCGGCTGGGGGACAAGCCCGCCCGCGGCCCGGCCGCCAAACCGGCTGCGCGGCGCGACACCGGCAAGCAGAATCGGGGGGACCGGCGGAGTAACGCCCCCGGCCGTCGGGACGCGGCCCCGACCGGCGGGTCAATGGCCCAAGCGCTGCGTGACGCCGGATTTTAG